The nucleotide window ATATACACAGATATATTTGTGTTGGACTCTGTCATTCATCAATTTAGATTCCACATCAATCGTTGAAAAGCTCAGCTGTTTTATTTGTATTCTGATATCAACTTGCTGTGAAACAAATTGCTCATTGGAAAAATATAAACATTTCACTCgctaccccccaccccctctcctctaggTATTGGACTTCATCTATACAGGTCGTCTGTCCAGTTCTGACTctgtcagtgaccacagtgtCTCGTCCCTCCTGACCGCCGCCTCCTACCTCCAGCTGACCGAACTAGCTGCTCTCTGTCGGAGGAAGCTCAAACACAACGGACAGACCCCCTCCAGCTCCAACAAGTtgaccacctcctccacctccccaacCCCCAATGGACACACCCCTGGCCCCCTCcgcctctcctccaccccccccaGAGCAACCCCCAGCCACCATAACAACCATTCAGGGTCCAGGAAGGGCAACCTGAGGAGCCAGAGATGGGGCCAGGaggggaggctgagagaggatcTCTCTGAGGAGGAGGTGTTTATTTCGGGCTCGCGGTGtgcttccctcagcccctctGGAGGAAGTCGAGTTAATGGGCTGGCTCTAGGACTGGACCTGTCCAAGAGGAGTCCATCAGGAAGCACCGCCACAGAGGAAGTGTCCCCCAGCAGTCTCCCCCAAAGCTCCTCCCCCCACTCCTCATCTGTTTCTCCCACTCCTCCCACCAAGGCAGAGCCTAGGGAGAACCAGAGGCAGCTTCCAAATACCTCCACAGACCTCTTGCCTAGAGCCCCTTGCAAGAGACCCCGACCCCACAGAGAGGCCACCAACCTGGGAGAGACAGGCAAGGCACTGCACAAGGGCCTAGTGAAGAAACCAGGGGCCCCAGGGCACAAAAAGCTGGTCAGAGGGGATAGAGTGACCCCAGAGCTGGAGGAtggggaggtggatggagaggagaatgGCCAGGACCAGAGTGAAGAGAGTGGGCACAgtgggagtgagggaggaggaggaggaggagctggaggtAAGAGAAATGGGAACACCAACTATATCTACCGTCAGCCCCAGCCAGGGTTTGAGCCAGGCGTGGGGGACAATCTGTACGTCTGCATCCCCTGTGGGAAAGGCTTCCCCAGCTCCGAGCAGCTTAACGCCCACGTCGACACACACACCCAGGATGAAATCTACCtcgaagaagaggaggaagaggaggagggtggtggatACCGGAAGGACGAAGACCCCGACATCTATGCATCACGGGGGGTGGAGCCTGGCGCTGACGAACCTCGGCATCGTTGCACAGTCTGCAGTAAGACCTGCAAGGACGCGGTGTCGCTAAGGGAACACGAGAAGAGCCATTGGCTGAACCGGCCGTTCCCCTGTAACATCTGTGGCAAGTTGTTCACCCAGCGAGGCACCATGACCCGCCACATGAGGAGCCACCTGGGCCTCAAGCCCTTCGCCTGCGAGGAGTGCGGCATGCGCTTCACACGCCAGTACCGCCTCGCCGAGCACATGCGGGTCCACTCGGGGGAGAAGCCCTACGAGTGCCAGCTGTGTGGCGGAAAGTTCACCCAGCAACGCAACCTCCTCAGCCATCTAAAGATGCACACCTCGCCCTCATAGAGGACACTTCACCATGGTTACTGCAGCTGGAACACAGCTATCTGGGCTCTATTAGTCTGTCTGCCTCATCTTCAGATGCTATCTGGGCTCTATTAGTCTGTCTGCCTCATCTTCAGATGCTATCTGGTGTTGCTGTTACCCATAGTACCTCCTCACCCTTGTAAACACACCTGGGTTCTACCTCAACTTTAGAAACTCACCTTGAAATGAATGACCCCACCTTTATAACCACTCCTCCTGAGTAACTCTGCTCCTTTACTTTATCTCAACCTCTTAACAACCTTCACCCATACCTCAAATCAACCATCACCCATACCTCAACCTCAGAACAACCATCACCCATACCTCAACCTCTTAACAACCTTCACCCATACCTCAAATCAACCATCACCCATACCTCAACCTCATAACAACCTTCACCCATACCTCAAATCAACCATCACCCATACCTCAACCTCATAACAACCTTCACCCATACCTCAACCTCATAACCTTCACCCATACCTCAACCTCATAACCATCACTCATACCTCAACCTCATAACAACCATCACCCATACCTCAACCTCATAACAACCTTCACCCATACCTCAACCTCATAACAACCTTCACCCATACCTCAACCTCATAACCTTCACCCATACCTCAACCTCATAACCATCACTCATACCTCAACCTCATAACAACCATCACCCATACCTCAACCTCATAACAACCATCACCCATACCTCAACCTCATATCAACCATCACCCGTACCTCAACAACTGAACAACCATCACCCATAGCCTCACCCATGACAACTGTTCCTCTGACTTGCCTCAACCCCATCTTACTAATACCAACCATTACGTCATTGTCAGAACCCCATCTTACTAATACCAACCATTACATCACCCTCAGAACCCCATCTTACTAATACCAACCATTACATCACCCTCAGAACCCCATCTTACTAATACCAACCATTACATCACCCTCAGAACCCCATCTTACTAATACCAACCATTACTTCACCCTCAGAACCCCATCTTACTAATACCAACCATTACATCACCCTCAGAACCCCATCTTACTAATACCAACCATTACATCACCCTCAGAACCCCATCTTACTAATACCAACCATTACTTCACCCTCAGAACCCCATCTTACTAATACCAACCATTACATCACCCTCAGAACCCCATTTTACTAATGCCAACCATTACGTCACCCTCAGAACCCCATTTTACTAATACCAACCATTACATCACCCTCAGAATCCCATCATAAAATCCacatagccagccagccagccagatgTACTGGCCATCTCAGGGTTAACACACCACACCTCGCCATCTGCCAAAGACTCCTTCCCATCCCAGGTGGCTCAAATGTGTTTTGATGATAGCTTTTAGCATCCAACCAAACTAGTCCTCAGTTCTGTGCCTCCAGGCTGCTGTAGCTGTCTCTCGCTGGTCAATGTGTGACCTCAATGCCTCTACTACCTCATTATAAGACACATACTGGACCCCAGGCATGACTGGCTAACAGTCAGTAGTAATACTTTGTTCTCCAGCTAGATGGAACAGGTTAGTCAGCCTACCCTCTGTGTATATAATAATACATGTTCACCTCCACATACACAGCCTGTTTGAAACTTGCCGTTATTAGAAATTGATCAGGGGTATTCTTAACGCAATGATGTTTACTTTACTGTTGGTTTACAGGTCAGGGTTTGTATTTTATGTGAAGTCTTGAAAAAGACAAACTTGGGGGGGTTAAATGTTTTGAGAACTTATTGCTACGCTTTTGTGAATGTTTAAACTGGGTATTTCTACTTTAGGCCTGGGAGGGGTGGGGATATTTTCTGTGAGGCATCATACTCTGGTGGTactgttgtgttttgtgtgtagtgtttttttTCTTTAAAGGGCTGGTCTACTGAGACAGGTGGCCAGTATCCCTGTATTAAGTTTGCTTTTGGTTTTCAACAAGTTCCTCCTATCTCTTAAAGAGATTCTCcggtacttttgtatacttttttaGCTAGTAGTTCTAAAAGTCATGCTCACCAGCCAAAAGTGGTCGCTGAAAAATGCTTACTACGTCACTGTATGTGCAGATATGCTCCCCACGTCATTGCTCTCTtgctctgctgtgtgtgcatcttgctagctgtcactcaaatggcgagggactgaagctcattggctagaactcGAATTGCAAGCGGGCTGGCCCACATGGGAGAAAATGTAGGGAAAATGGCAAAGCACAGTTTCCAGAAAAACAGTTGCGTTTCAAACTAGGGTTTTCGTGGCAAATTGAGGTAAAATAGTATTTCTGCTCATAGATTACGCATGCATGAACTACatattgacacatccagcccaaagctgGAGATTTAAAAAACACTTAGCCAAAgttccagagcatgtctttaatgcTGTGAGGAGAGCATAGATTTCTGGACCGTGTATTACTAGTGTATAAGAGCTGAAAGAGCTGAAACTGCTACGAGATTGTATGTTGAAATCCAAAGAGAACGAATACAAAACCAACAAACTTAACAACCAAAGTGTTTCAGTGTCAACGTGAAGTTGTACCCATGTTATTATGTCTACGGTATAGTCCACTCCTAGTTCCACACAGACAGCCATGTGGTTGGAATTACCAATGTTGATTTTGGACCAACCTCCACTTCATGGTCTTACATTATCTTTACTCTGTCCTCAGGAGGACTACATTTACATGTCATTTCAGACCAAAAATCCAAGACTGTTGTAATGACTCTGTTTTGGACTAGTATTTAAATCCTCTTTCCTCCCATGTTTATCGCTCAATTGTTGAATGAAAGTCATTTTTACACCAGAAACATGTATATTACTCCTCAACTCAGGAACCGTCGCTGTCAGCGTCTGGCATCTATACAGTCCATATCAACACTCTCTGGTTGTTTTGGTCGAGGCATTTAAGAATGTATGTAATATGTCGACAAGTGAAATGAAAGAGAGCCGAGAGAAACACGTTTGAGCCGTGACAGGGATACTTCTGACTCATATCTTCAGGGAGTGTTTGTTGTGTTGTCAAACAGTCTGCACTGTCAAATGTCTGTGCGGAAAGCATAAACACTAGCTTCCTACAcaagagatttttttttttacagggagAGGGGTGGTGATTATCTTCTTTCAAATAACCGCGTGATGAAATATCAATTTGACTATTTTAGCTCTTGAATGTTATATCAGCATGCATTTGGTCAACAAAACCTTTATCTAGTAAGATTGTTCTATTTGTCTGTTGCTGTCCCTCTGTTTAGGAAGTTGTTGCAGAAACTTAGTGTTGATGTCTATTGATTATTCACGAATGTATTTATTAGTTGGATCCTGTTTTAAGCCTCTTTATGATAACTCAGTGGATGATAGTCATGGGCTTTGCTACTTACGTTCCTGCTCACCCAGAAAAAAATATGTTAAGTAGCTGCACCGTCAGCGTCTCTGCTGCTGAACGCGAGCGGATTGACTAGCAAGGAAACGAGCGGTGTTGCGCTAGCTTAGTTCATTCAATTCATCAGTTCTTGATCTGTCCTCGGCTGCTAATGATGTGATAATAGCCTCCTAGTCAGTTCACCAATGACGACAAGGCATATTGAATGAATGGTAGACCTGAACTGAGAAGGAAGATTGATTAATTAAGTCAAGGATGGAGATCTGAAACAAGCTTGTATAGGATAGGGGCGGCAGCTGGCCTAGTGGTTCGAGTTTTGAgccggtaaccgaaaggttgctggatcgaatccccgagccgacgaggtaaaaatcagtcattctgcccttgaacaaggcagttaacccacagttaaCCCACCTGAACaagaccgttaacccactgttcattgtaaataagaacttgttcttaactgacttgccttgttaaattaaggttacatttaaaaatatataggcCTTGTTCAGGTGTTCCATGATTATTCCATTTACAGTAGACTAGGTCTACTACATTGCATCTAGTAATTGAACTAGGCCTATTCAGAATttgatgccccccccccccaaaaaaaaaacctTGGACACCAACTTACATTTTCACTATACTATCCATATAATGACAGCTGATAGAATAATCATTACCCCTAAATTGAACCTATTAGAAATGTTACAAAGTAATTGAGAACCACTCAAAATTCAGTCAGGATCAACTACTGCGTTGGCTACATTGTATTGATATAATTTAATTCTCTTAAGTTTCAGAAAATTGCAGTTTTTCAAAAAAGCTAAACGCTCCAACTTTCAGATGGGGTCACCTCCCCCTTACCTGACCTTAGGCCTACATTAACACCTCCTTGTCAGAAAATTCTAGGGAGATCCCTGGTTTGTAAATTAAACTTCTTAGCCAAAACCAAGCACCGATGAGTCTATAGCCTACCATTCGTACCGAGGCAGTCTTCTGCCAACGTCATAATCAGGCAACAAAACAAAAGGTACATTTGTCTCGGATCTGAGCGTGGTGTCGCACACGAGCCGTCGTGGGGTCCAGGGGCATCGCTGTCTCGCTGAAGTGGAACTCGTAAAGATTCTCCAAGGTCGGCAGGTCTGGGCTAAGTTAACCCCAAACAACTTGATGACTACATTGTGAGAGTGCCATAGTATGATATCtttggtgaaatgtccctttttaAAACATGAAATAGCCATAAACCACGTCAAGCTCCGAGCCCAAGACACTGGAGACGGGGGGAATTTAATGTACTGCTCCTGAGGCGTTTGATGTGTTTTATACCACTTTTATCCCAAAGTAAGAAGAATACAAAGATGACATGTTATTACTGTGCTGCATTGTTTCCTGTGCTGCATTGTTTCCTGTGCTGCATTGTTTCCTGTGCTGCATTGTTTCCTGTGCTGCATTGTTTCCTGTGCTGCATTGTTTCCTGTGCtgcattgttttgttttttttgttttgttttttgagaATGTGATCTGTGTTTTATTGTCATGTCATCTGTTTTATATGCTAGTTTATCCATTGGAATGGGAACCCCAACTCGTGGTAGACACTATGTATTGTATCCTACAGAAAGCATTGTTTTTTTTCCCAAAGCAACTTCTGTTGAAGGCTGGTATTGTTACTAGTACAGAGATGCTTCTTGTTTAATCTCTACCAGAAAACCAAAGGTGTCTATGGCAGCTTTAATATGTACGTAGTAGTCACACATGCCACTACAAATCCAAACCAAGCCACGAATGAATCCACCCAAAAGCAATGTAATTCCTAAGACTACTGGGCTAAAACCATGTCAAAGCTGCATCTATGTATTCATTTACTTATGTCTGTTTTTGTAGAACAAGTTTCTCTGTTCTACAAAATATTTGCTCAATTATATTTTCTGTCTTAATTGAACATGCTTGCAGACAACTCCAAAGTTGTTTTAATTCCTCAGTTTGTGTTCAGGAGTTTCTTTATCCGTGTGGCTCACACACTGCACCGTCACATGATTCAGAATCCACTGGTCAACCTCTTAATGTACAGATATGGGAATGTAATCTAATAACAATATTTTAATTAAACTTGATTAGAAAGAACTGAATGattcttttgttttttttgtgtggtgTGTCGGGGGGCTTCACTGGTCACTGGTGGATATTATGGGGGAGGGGATGGGTTCAGACTCGGGAGGGGGCTGTTCCAGTTGGGCATGGTTGAAGAGTCGAGTGTGGGGAGGGGCATGGGGCAACGTCTACCATCTGTACGACGGTCTATTGTGCCCAAGTCAAATAGGCTTTCCTTCAATCCTTCAACAGactgactccttctgtctctctctctgcccccctcctagTTCAGTTATCACAACGGTGAGGATTGGAATTGGAGAATTGGTCTGAAGATAGTTGTACACTCCAAAGCTTCATTAGACATTTTCAGTGGGAAGCATAGCAGTCCTTTTGGTCATAGCctgcctgtgtttgtctgtgtatgtGGTAACCTGTACACCCCACTTACTCCCCCaacacacttaaacacacaccCTAGCCCCTGGGGGAGCGGAGCGGTTGATAATGTGAGGCCCATGTAAAGCCCCTCCCCTCCTGGTGTCACATGCCAGTTGACCCTTAAAGGGGTCAAGGTCCAACACAATAGACTGCATTTTTATTcaatcccctccctcctccctccctatgtCCTCCTTTCATGGCCACCGCGCCCAAATATGGCAGCAGGCAGGGATACATAATTAGATGCGTTTCAATCTGAGGGTGGACGTGAAGGGATTTGCATTTTGGAGGGGCAGGTTGAAGGTGGACTGGTGTTGCTGAGCCCGAGACAGTGTTCATTTTGGAGGGGCAGGTTGAAGGTGGACTGGTGTTGCTGAGCCCGAGACAGTGTTCATTTTGGAGGGGCAGGTTGAAGGTGGACTGGTGTTGCTGAGCCCGAGACAGTGTTCATTTTGGAGGGGCAGGTTGAAGGTGGACTGGTGTTGCTGAGCCCGAGACAGTGTTCATTTTGGAGGGGCAGGTTGAAGGTGGACTGGTGTTGCTGAGCCCGAGACAGTGTTCATTTTGACACTcattttgtgttgttgttgatttagTCTATTCTTCGTCATTTTGACTCAAATATAATGAAGTCTTAGTCACATTTTTGTTATTTGGATTATGATTTGGTTTAGTTATTGTCAAAATGACACAAACAGTGGGCCATTTTAGTCCACTAAATGCCTTTTCATTTTAGTCACATTTTAGTCACATCACATTTGTATTGCTTCATTTTACCTTTAGTAAACATAAATCACTGACTTTCAAACATACATAGCCTTGTCCTACCAACACATTTGTCTGCATAACCTCCTCATTTCTTCCCAACAGCAGAACTATGACAAACATATATAAGAATATATAAGAGTAATCTGACCATGTCAATTCCTTATCAGCATACATAGATATTGCACAATACACACAAAACAGACACACAAAAGTGCAGAACGAGCGAGAGTAGCACAATCATTAGATGGTGCTGCAAAGTATTGGTAAGTAGTATGGGTTGCACCTCCATCACTAGGTCGCGTCCTTGCCATTGTTATCACTGTTCCAAAGCCACATTTGTGTCCAAAAGCAGAACAGGGGCTAAAGTGATGTCGTCTAGTTACTAAACCTTGAGTCCGAATCGAGTCCCAAGTCCACTGTGCTCGAGTCCAAGGCAGAGTCACCAATGATCGAGTCACAAGTCGAGTCCCAGTGCTCGAGTCTTGGTCAAAGTGCTCAAGCCTGAGTCACTGGGTCCCCATTAACTTCAAATAAAAGGATTTACATCGTCCGATATAGTGTAGTGGCAAGAGGAATTTAGTCAATAAATTGTTTGCTAtcccttttcctttctttctgtgcCATATAGACTACTGGCAATGTTACCAGTGCCACGTTCAGTTGCTAAATGTTCTGAACATTGCAGATGGAAATAGCATGAATAGAGCAGATGTTTCTTATTcaacatgtcagagaggcatgtttgttctacctagcatatttctatctgaacgttccaaaaCGTTGTGTCCTGCTGAACCCGCCCCaggttgtattttttaaatattttttatcatTGATTTATTTTTCTTTGTTTTTCCCCAGGTTGTTACCTTATTAGCTACATAGGCTATATCTATCATGACTGAACAAGGTGTAGCCTAAACAAATGGTTAAAGGTACATCTGCAAGTAGTCTAGTTTTACAGATTGGTCTCATATTGGTCTCATATTGGTCTCATagagacgtaacatagtaaatgtaaatccagaCACTCTTTTTGAGTGATATGTtaagtttggtatggttacataagacagatggttacttaaggcaaaaaatGAAAATAGGGCAGTTGGTCGGGTTGGAGGGGTGGACATATAACGCGAGTTCAAATCTCATCaaagacaactttagcatttgagctaattagcaacttttcaactgctactacaactttttatctactttgcaactacttagcatgttagctaacccttaccctaacccctagcttacctaacattagccagctagctaacgttagctacctagCAAGAAATCATAACATAAGTTTAGCAAATTGGTAACGTATTGTACATTTTGCTCATTCGTAACATATAGCACGTTTTTCAAATATGTAACatataatatgaattgtaattcgtaacattaACTACCAAATGGgcgatggacatccacaaactaatacatactatatgaaacgtaacatatcatactaaatgttGTTTCTGATTTTACGTACAAAATAATACGACATGCTCTGACACCAGGTTGCAGCACATTATAATTTGCCATACACTGCAGTCCATCCCATGCATCCCCAGTACATTTGTAGTTTAGTCTAAATTCTGCTATTGCAGTCCTTGGCCTTTCTATATAGCCTGCAATGTTTCCAAATATTCGATTTTGAGCTGGCATCGGACGTGGGAACCGGAGAACACATTTTCTCTCATTTGGGATGATATTTCTtcataaatatatttatttctacACATGCCAATTTTATTAAGAGCTGGACACGGTATTGAGCTTTGGCAACTGACCACAGTGCAAGTAGGCACTTGGTTTCTAATTCAACTGGCCAGTGTCATTTTTTTGAGAGGTCGGGACAAACATGACGTTGGCCAAATTCATACGCATCGTTGTCTGGACTCATTTACACTTCAAGGATGTCCTTACAAGATGTGTCTTCAACTAACTCTGAAGTTGGTCAAGAAAATCTAATCACAGTCAGATCCCAATGCGTGTTTTGATTGTCTACTCCTGTCGACAATGTCTAATCTCTCCCTGCCAGTCATCTCATCAAGTCACCACGATTAAGGCCGATTAAATAACAGAGCTCATTGTTCATTTTTTTATGTGTGTTCTAGAGATGGGATGTGATCCTAGCTGAGTCCGTAGGCAATCAAACAATCACATCTAGCTGACAATGGGCATGACTTTGTCTACATATCATCCACAAACCATTAGCATACAGAGCAAGAAAGCAGCAGATGCTGTGAGTTTTCGTCCactgctctctccatccttctgtttctgtctccatcctTTTGTTGCCTTCTGAGGCTTCCATCCACCCTAACCCCAGATGCCCGACTCGACCAACCCCCTTTGTCCTTTGGTGGTGGGCCTGGGTAccgagggggggggggactggggtgtgtgtggcagaggtCCTTTAAGTCCCCAGGGCCAGCTGTGATGTTCAGAGACCCCCCtccccaacacaacacacatgtCTTTGTGCCCAGGACTATAGAGTGAGCGGTCATTACTTTTACATAACATCCTTAAACGCCTTACTTTAAGTAGCTCAGACCAAAGCAAAGACGAAATCGGGCCACTGTTAATTTCGTCAACAAAAATTGTGGCTAAAATATTAGTCATTTTTCAGTGGCAATTGACTGGACTATAAGTGAGTAAATAGACCCAGAAAATACATAACTAAACGAAAATGAGTTTTCATTTCAGTTGACTAAAACAAGACGAGACaattgtgcacctcccatagtttgttctggacttgggaactgtgaagagacatctagtggcatgtcttgtggggtatgtatggtgTCCCAGCAGTGTGCCAgtggttcaaacagac belongs to Oncorhynchus keta strain PuntledgeMale-10-30-2019 chromosome 9, Oket_V2, whole genome shotgun sequence and includes:
- the LOC118387777 gene encoding hypermethylated in cancer 2 protein-like, which produces MEQQNHFKQLLLQLNQQRAKGYLCDVIIVVENALFRAHKNVLAASSVYFKSLVPHDNLINLDTEMVSPSVFRQVLDFIYTGRLSSSDSVSDHSVSSLLTAASYLQLTELAALCRRKLKHNGQTPSSSNKLTTSSTSPTPNGHTPGPLRLSSTPPRATPSHHNNHSGSRKGNLRSQRWGQEGRLREDLSEEEVFISGSRCASLSPSGGSRVNGLALGLDLSKRSPSGSTATEEVSPSSLPQSSSPHSSSVSPTPPTKAEPRENQRQLPNTSTDLLPRAPCKRPRPHREATNLGETGKALHKGLVKKPGAPGHKKLVRGDRVTPELEDGEVDGEENGQDQSEESGHSGSEGGGGGGAGGKRNGNTNYIYRQPQPGFEPGVGDNLYVCIPCGKGFPSSEQLNAHVDTHTQDEIYLEEEEEEEEGGGYRKDEDPDIYASRGVEPGADEPRHRCTVCSKTCKDAVSLREHEKSHWLNRPFPCNICGKLFTQRGTMTRHMRSHLGLKPFACEECGMRFTRQYRLAEHMRVHSGEKPYECQLCGGKFTQQRNLLSHLKMHTSPS